A segment of the Candidatus Jettenia caeni genome:
CGAAGCATTTGCCGTTCAGCGTATACATAGTATTTTAGGCCAATAACGGCAAATGCTTCGCCCCTACAATAAATATTGAATTTCCTATACGTTTAATTAGGCCCTCGGCTACTTTTATCTTTTATCAAACGTAGGGCAAGGCTTTAGCCTTGCTCCCCACCTTCAGCATATTTTATTTCAAAGGCGGAGCAAAAATGTTATAATCATCACGAAGGTCAATAGCTTCATGAACAAGCCCTCTGAACAATAAAAAAATCGAAGCGCTCTTTTCATCCTCGGTCTTAACCTCAATTTCTCACAACAATGCCTTACTGGAGATAGCCATGCTCAAAACCAGAATAACATACACCTACAACGATTATGCCAACATGGACAACGATAAAAGATATGAACTGATGGAGGGGGAATTGTATATGGTACCGTCACCTGGTTTTTATCATCAGACTATCTCAATGAATATTTCTCATCCTCTGAGGAAATTTGTTAAAGAAAACGATCTCGGTATCGTTCTCTATGCCCCTTTTGATGTAGTCCTATCAGAAACTAATGTAGTACAACCAGATATTATCTTTATTTCCAAAGAAAGAGTAGGGCTGATAACAGAAAAAAATTTACGAGGCGCGCCTGATATAGCTATTGAGATCTTATCCGGGAAAACCAGCGAAAGGGATAAGTTAGTGAAAAAAAGACTTTATATGGATCACGGTGTAAAGGAATTCTGGATAGTTGACCCTGATAAGAAGACTATCGAAATTATGGTATTGAAAGAAACAGGCTTTGATACCGTTGGCATATATTTTATTGATGATGAACTTACTTCACCTCTTTTACAAGGTTTCAGGCTTAATCTAAAGGAAGTATTTTTATCACAAACGTGATGTACCTAGAAATACCATATGAAAATTGCCATTAATACAACTTCTGCTGTTGCAGGAGGTGGTATCACATATATCAAAAGCCTTTTAACCTACTTATCAAAAATAGATACCCATCATCAATATCTTGTACTGACGACATCTACCGGAAAAGAAACTTTCTATTTTCAGCATCCCAATTTTACCTTTATATCTTTTAGAATACCCTCAAAAAATCCTCTTTTACGTATTTTCTGGGAGCAATGTATTTTACCCTCCTTTTTAAAAAGAGAAGGAGTAGACGTCCTTTTCTCTCCTGGTAATATATGTCCTTTCTTTACTACAATTCGAAATGTAGTCATGATACAAAACGTTGAACCATTGAGTGATAATCTTTTGATAGAGAGGGGCTTAATCCAAAATATAAGGCTCAGACTATTAAAACAATTAACTCTACTATCAATTAAAAAGGCACACCGTGTCATTTTCCCTTCAAAAAAGGCACGTACCCTTATAGAGAGAACTGAAGTTTCTATTAAACATGCGGGAGTCATTTACCACGGCATTAACAAAGAAATATTTCGTCCTTATAGCGAAGATACTATATTGCATCGATTTAAAAAAAAATATGGTTTAAAAAAATTTATTCTTTATGTATCTCATATCCAGCGGTATAAAAATTTTTTGGAACTTACAAAGGCGTTTATACTGCTGAGAGATAAAATAAGTGATGATACTCAACTTATTTTTGCAGGAGAGTACTTTGACAGGGAATATTACAACGAGATGAAGGCTTTTATAGCA
Coding sequences within it:
- a CDS encoding putative glycosyltransferase, whose protein sequence is MKIAINTTSAVAGGGITYIKSLLTYLSKIDTHHQYLVLTTSTGKETFYFQHPNFTFISFRIPSKNPLLRIFWEQCILPSFLKREGVDVLFSPGNICPFFTTIRNVVMIQNVEPLSDNLLIERGLIQNIRLRLLKQLTLLSIKKAHRVIFPSKKARTLIERTEVSIKHAGVIYHGINKEIFRPYSEDTILHRFKKKYGLKKFILYVSHIQRYKNFLELTKAFILLRDKISDDTQLIFAGEYFDREYYNEMKAFIAEHRYENRIIFLGNIPYEELPYLCSACILFVYPSTCESFGMTLVEAMACGAPVLASHREPMTEICGNAAIYFDPTDPDEIADVILRTLKNQELISALRKKAIERAKAFSWENTAINTLKIFESSVL